In a genomic window of Drosophila takahashii strain IR98-3 E-12201 chromosome 3L, DtakHiC1v2, whole genome shotgun sequence:
- the LOC138912961 gene encoding uncharacterized protein, which yields MLALELLFVSRRGIPEKVWCDNATNFVGADRHMREFRARLEEQGGGIATFASRRGCEFVFIPPRAPHFGGLWEAGVKSAKHLFLRTVGEDILTAEELGTLLTSVEAVLNSRPLGAISTDPNDGEALSPGHLLIGGPLLAPPSAALPDQVSPTCLRRWRSVSSLRHRFWQRWSREYVSSLQAKNKWHQEVPNVAVGALVVVAEDNLPPQQWMIGRNVAVHVGADGKVRVADVKTKDTTYRRAVHRLAVLPVAC from the exons ATGCTGGCCCTCGAGCTCTT GTTCGTGAGTCGACGCGGGATTCCGGAGAAGGTGTGGTGCGACAACGCGACGAACTTCGTCGGAGCCGATCGCCACATGAGAGAGTTCCGGGCCCGTCTGGAGGAGCAGGGGGGCGGTATCGCAACATTCGCATCAAGAAGAGGATGCGAGTTTGTGTTCATACCGCCCAGAGCACCTCACTTCGGCGGACTTTGGGAGGCAGGTGTGAAGTCTGCAAAGCACCTGTTCCTTCGGACGGTCGGCGAAGACATCCTGACCGCGGAGGAGCTCGGAACTCTCCTTACCAGCGTGGAGGCCGTTCTCAACTCCAGGCCCCTCGGAGCGATCAGCACGGATCCCAACGACGGCGAAGCACTAAGCCCAGGCCATCTCCTGATCGGCGGGCCCCTACTAGCTCCACCCTCAGCAGCGCTCCCGGACCAAGTCAGCCCAACCTGCTTGCGACGATGGCGCAGTGTCTCGTCTCTCAGGCACAGGTTTTGGCAGCGATGGTCCCGGGAGTACGTCTCGAGCCTCCAGGCGAAAAACAAGTGGCACCAGGAGGTTCCAAACGTCGCCGTGGGagctctcgtcgtcgtcgccgagGACAATCTTCCGCCGCAGCAGTGGATGATCGGTCGGAACGTGGCGGTGCACGTCGGCGCTGACGGCAAGGTCCGAGTGGCGGACGTGAAAACAAAGGATACGACGTATCGGCGAGCGGTCCATAGGCTGGCGGTGCTGCCTGTAGCGTGCTGA
- the LOC138912962 gene encoding uncharacterized protein yields the protein MYLEFMEEYEAMAHMSSTNNKIPDSPHYFIPHQCVLRPQSTSTKLRVVFDASSRTSTQVALNDILMVGPTIQEKLYSTLLRFRLHKFALAADVKKMYRQVIVDEADRNLQLIVWRRDPSESLKIFKLNTVTYGTSPAPYLAIRCLMRLGEIAQDSCPKAAKVIQNDFYVDDLLTGARSVEDLLSLREEVSQVLQEAGFELAKWFSNCPELSASESAVMPLTADSDVTKTLGVVWLPGKDYFQFRLDDSFLDLRATKRNILSVTARLFDPLGLLCPLVTRAKMLLQELWLRKLDWDESLPMQLQTSWEAFKGTLLQLPKIKVSRFVHTDAKLPAEIHGFADASMRAYGACIYVRASTAEG from the coding sequence atgtatctggAATTCATGGAAGAATATGAAGCGATGGCCCATATGTCTTCcactaacaataaaattccAGACAGTCCGCACTATTTCATTCCGCACCAATGCGTGCTGCGACCTCAAAGCACCTCGACAAAGTTGAGAGTGGTATTCGACGCCTCGAGCCGTACATCGACGCAGGTCGCGTTGAATGACATCTTGATGGTTGGCCCCACCATTCAAGAAAAGCTGTATTCGACCCTGCTTCGGTTTAGACTGCACAAGTTTGCGCTTGCAGCAGacgtaaaaaagatgtatcgtcAAGTAATAGTGGACGAAGCTGACCGAAACTTGCAGCTCATAGTGTGGAGACGAGATCCATCTGAGTCTCTAAAAATCTTCAAGCTGAACACCGTGACTTATGGAACTTCGCCAGCCCCCTATCTGGCGATTCGGTGTTTAATGCGGCTTGGAGAGATCGCGCAGGATTCGTGTCCAAAAGCCGCCAAGGTCATTCAGAATGATTTTTATGTTGACGATTTGTTGACTGGCGCCAGAAGCGTTGAGGACCTGTTAAGCCTTCGAGAGGAAGTTTCTCAGGTATTGCAAGAGGCAGGATTTGAATTGGCAAAGTGGTTTTCTAACTGCCCAGAGTTATCCGCATCTGAAAGCGCTGTCATGCCGCTAACGGCAGACTCAGACGTAACTAAGACCCTTGGCGTGGTTTGGTTGCCGGGTAAagattactttcaatttcggtTGGATGACTCTTTCCTGGATCTTCGTGCGACAAAACGAAACATACTGTCGGTGACTGCCCGACTTTTCGATCCGCTTGGCCTGTTGTGCCCTCTAGTGACtagggcaaaaatgttgttgcagGAACTGTGGCTTCGAAAGTTAGACTGGGACGAGTCGCTGCCGATGCAACTGCAGACATCTTGGGAAGCTTTCAAGGGAACGCTGTTGCAGCTGCCCAAGATCAAGGTATCGCGattcgttcatacagacgccaAACTCCCGGCAGAAATACATGGTTTCGCTGACGCTTCCATGCGAGCATATGGAGCGTGCATCTACGTTCGCGCTAGTACCGCTGAAGgttaa
- the LOC138912963 gene encoding uncharacterized protein, which translates to MTELGIERPIVGLIHTILTSRVVNSTMGSAQSTRNVSRGTPQGGVLSPLLWVIVVNKLLSLLEEAGTKVVAYADDVVILMQGKFPQTLCNLMETALSSLSSNQAKYLGVILDKKLLWAENIADRTRKAAIALFAFNFEKRYKVLIPTRTELGHLPHQIENAFNIYTDGSKLNLQRGGGVFSPELDIKVSFRLLDHCSVFQAEVMAIQEAMSYVDTTKHCNTDIFIFSDSQAALMALDSYSTNSLTISECRKSLNEMATHLRISLIWVPGQRNIEGNCLADELA; encoded by the exons ATGACGGAACTAGGCATTGAGCGTCCTATAGTGGGACTCATTCACACCATACTCACCAGTAGGGTAGTGAACTCCACTATGGGATCAGCACAATCGACTAGGAACGTTAGTAGAGGAACACCGCAAGGCGGTGTACTTTCCCCTCTGCTATGGGTTATAGTTGTTAATAAACTTCTATCACTTCTAGAGGAAGCGGGAACAAAAGTGGTGGCCTATGCGGACGACGTGGTTATCCTAATGCAAGGAAAATTTCCTCAAACGCTATGCAACCTGATGGAGACAGCCCTATCCTCACTCTCAAG CAACCAAGCAAAGTATTTAGGCGTCATCCTAGACAAGAAACTCCTCTGGGCAGAGAACATCGCGGACCGCACACGCAAAGCGGCCATAGCACTCTTTGCTT TCAACTTCGAAAAAAGATACAAGGTTCTCATACCCACCCGCACAGAATTGGGTCACCTCCCTCATCAGATCGAGAACGCCTTCAATATATACACGGATGGTTCCAAGCTTAACTTGCAAAGAGGAGGGGGAGTTTTCTCGCCTGAACTAGATATAAAAGTCTCTTTTCGACTACTAGATCACTGTAGtgtcttccaagcggaagtCATGGCAATCCAGGAAGCCATGTCTTACGTGGATACAACAAAACACTGCAACACAGACATCTTCATATTTTCGGATAGTCAAGCAGCCCTCATGGCCCTCGACTCCTACTCAACTAACTCACTTACTATCTCTGAATGCCGCAAATCTCTGAACGAGATGGCCACTCATCTCAGAATTAGCCTCATTTGGGTGCCCGGACAGCGTAACATTGAAGGCAACTGCTTAGCGGACGAACTAGCATGA